In one window of Verrucomicrobiota bacterium DNA:
- a CDS encoding methyltransferase domain-containing protein, with protein sequence MGADGQELNTADALAWYDTHAREVVERHETLNPAAVNAWLEPFLPPAGGLVADVGAGAGRDAVWLAGKGYEVVAVEPSVEMRRQAEQLGRTQSGRIRWINDRLPGLEELHRSGLTFDFIMVNAVWHHVPPAQRERAFRKLVTLLKPTGALAITLKRGEERGSSITADAGQEHREIRFPVSVEELEKLAREHGAYVAHAGKAPDQMNREGVSWEQILIRLPDDGTGALPLLRHIILENSKSSTYKLALLRVLARIANSSLGLVRADEDEFVQVPLGLVGLYWLRQFKPLLAANLPQMPSHEQPLEGLGFVRRAYREIQGVSHLDLRVAARFEGATAKWVHEAVKNVVDNLKVMPIKYTSYPDHRRVFGVTAPGKGRPRLVTGLELDGDYLSGFGYLRVPTNIWKALTRFNIWIEPALIAEWVRIMKGYAAGQDRQIPEETYAQAMRWSDPQRDTEFARRIALERLQEAPLFCVWSGKRLTPQNLDIDHCFPWSAWPCDDLWNLLPADRKVNQRDKSDRVPSADQLRVSRDPILQWWEDAYLAHSSEVVAHRFLNEAAASLPGVSGLSGADEVYDGVTLQRIRLSHDQQIPEWPHKR encoded by the coding sequence ATGGGCGCGGACGGACAAGAGCTCAACACGGCAGACGCGTTGGCGTGGTACGATACCCACGCCCGGGAAGTCGTTGAGCGCCATGAGACGCTAAATCCGGCTGCGGTGAATGCGTGGCTGGAACCGTTCCTGCCACCCGCGGGCGGGTTGGTCGCCGATGTCGGCGCGGGCGCCGGGCGAGACGCCGTATGGTTGGCCGGTAAGGGTTACGAGGTCGTCGCGGTCGAACCCTCGGTGGAGATGCGGCGCCAGGCAGAGCAGTTAGGCCGCACCCAGAGCGGCCGGATTCGCTGGATCAACGACCGGTTGCCCGGTTTGGAAGAACTTCACCGCAGCGGGCTCACCTTCGATTTCATCATGGTCAACGCGGTCTGGCACCATGTGCCGCCCGCCCAGCGCGAGCGCGCCTTCCGAAAGCTGGTCACCTTACTGAAGCCGACCGGCGCCCTCGCGATCACGTTGAAACGCGGGGAGGAACGGGGGTCATCAATCACAGCAGACGCCGGGCAAGAACACCGGGAAATCAGGTTTCCGGTTTCAGTTGAAGAACTCGAGAAGCTCGCCCGGGAACACGGGGCCTATGTCGCGCATGCCGGCAAAGCCCCGGACCAGATGAATCGCGAGGGCGTCAGTTGGGAACAGATCCTGATCCGTCTACCGGACGACGGCACCGGCGCCTTACCCCTGTTGCGGCACATCATCCTGGAGAACAGCAAGTCGTCCACATACAAACTGGCGCTGCTCCGGGTACTGGCCCGGATCGCGAACAGTTCGCTGGGGCTGGTCCGTGCGGACGAGGACGAGTTCGTGCAGGTGCCTTTGGGGTTAGTCGGCCTTTACTGGTTGCGGCAGTTCAAGCCGTTGCTTGCGGCCAACTTGCCCCAGATGCCGAGCCATGAGCAGCCCCTTGAAGGCCTCGGGTTTGTGAGACGGGCTTACCGGGAGATCCAGGGGGTGTCACACCTCGATTTGCGGGTTGCCGCCCGGTTTGAGGGCGCCACCGCGAAATGGGTCCATGAAGCCGTCAAGAATGTGGTCGACAACCTTAAAGTGATGCCAATTAAATACACATCCTACCCGGACCACCGCCGGGTGTTCGGGGTGACGGCGCCCGGAAAGGGCCGGCCACGCCTGGTGACCGGTCTGGAGCTCGATGGCGATTACCTGTCCGGCTTCGGTTACCTGCGGGTTCCCACCAATATCTGGAAGGCGCTGACCCGGTTCAACATCTGGATCGAACCGGCATTGATTGCTGAATGGGTCCGGATCATGAAGGGGTACGCGGCAGGGCAGGACCGGCAAATCCCGGAAGAGACGTACGCGCAGGCGATGCGATGGTCGGACCCGCAACGCGACACGGAGTTCGCGCGCAGGATCGCCTTGGAGCGTCTCCAGGAGGCCCCGCTGTTCTGCGTCTGGAGCGGCAAACGGCTAACGCCGCAGAACCTCGACATCGACCATTGTTTTCCCTGGTCGGCATGGCCCTGCGATGATCTCTGGAACCTGTTGCCGGCCGATCGTAAGGTGAACCAGCGCGACAAGTCGGACCGGGTGCCATCAGCGGATCAGCTCCGCGTTTCCCGGGATCCCATCCTGCAATGGTGGGAGGACGCATACCTGGCCCATTCAAGCGAAGTAGTGGCACACCGGTTCCTGAATGAGGCGGCGGCATCCTTGCCCGGCGTCTCCGGCTTATCGGGCGCCGATGAGGTTTACGACGGGGTCACGCTGCAGCGGATACGCCTGAGCCACGACCAGCAAATCCCCGAGTGGCCCCACAAACGGTGA
- a CDS encoding helix-turn-helix transcriptional regulator codes for MTTPERTTAEVFPRYTGREVLADSATLKWPGLFARRYHFPRVVNGFLVPATAEPLIVCTLNGSAEFQERDVGGAWLPQHVRRKDIFVTGSKTPYELRWRSPVGAGLDLIHLHLAVDQCLTAFEMIHPGKADAVEVTEFFGRDETLAQLSFACAEMLSARTAGNAKRVAAFARLLAIYLAEQYANVAVAPRPDRRGGLPIARLHKIEDYVHGHLAESICIRALAELAGLSPFHFARVFKQATGMTPHQFVTRERMLRAQQLIREISRSLIEIGLEVGYISPSHFAQVFRREVGVAPTQFRRAL; via the coding sequence ATGACGACCCCTGAACGTACCACCGCCGAGGTCTTTCCGCGCTATACGGGACGCGAGGTGCTCGCCGACAGCGCCACCCTGAAATGGCCGGGGCTGTTCGCCCGGCGCTACCATTTCCCTCGCGTGGTGAACGGCTTTCTCGTGCCGGCCACGGCCGAACCCCTGATCGTCTGCACCTTGAACGGCTCAGCCGAGTTTCAGGAACGGGACGTCGGCGGGGCCTGGCTGCCTCAGCACGTCCGGCGCAAAGATATCTTTGTGACGGGCTCCAAGACCCCATACGAGTTGCGCTGGCGCTCCCCGGTGGGAGCGGGACTGGACCTCATCCACCTCCACTTGGCCGTGGACCAGTGCCTGACCGCCTTCGAGATGATCCACCCAGGCAAGGCGGACGCCGTGGAGGTGACCGAGTTCTTCGGCCGGGATGAGACGCTGGCGCAGCTGAGTTTTGCCTGTGCCGAGATGCTGTCGGCCCGAACGGCGGGGAATGCAAAACGCGTCGCGGCCTTCGCCCGGTTGCTGGCGATTTACCTGGCCGAGCAATACGCCAACGTCGCCGTCGCGCCGCGGCCGGACCGGCGCGGCGGCTTGCCGATCGCCCGGCTCCATAAGATCGAGGACTATGTGCATGGGCACCTGGCCGAAAGCATCTGCATCAGGGCGCTGGCGGAGTTGGCTGGGCTGAGCCCGTTCCATTTCGCGCGCGTGTTCAAGCAGGCCACCGGCATGACGCCGCACCAATTCGTGACCCGCGAGCGCATGCTGCGGGCGCAACAATTGATTCGGGAAATCTCCCGCAGCCTCATTGAAATCGGACTCGAAGTCGGCTACATCAGCCCGAGCCATTTCGCGCAGGTCTTTCGGCGGGAGGTGGGCGTGGCGCCCACGCAGTTCCGCCGCGCCCTCTAG
- a CDS encoding aldo/keto reductase produces MQKRKLGNRNLEVSALGLGCMGLSSGYGPATEKQAAIALIRSAVERGVTFFDTAEVYGPFTNEELVGDAVAPFRGQVVIATKFGWRIDPATGERFGLDSRPERIKQVAEGSLQRLRVDAIDLFYQHRVDPEVPIEEVAGAVKDLIQAGKVKHFGLSEAGAQTIRRAHAVHPVTAIQSEYSLWWRKPEEEVLPALEELGIGFVPYSPLGRGFLTGKINETTGFDPADLRSRIPRFTPEAREANQALVDLLGRIAQRKNATPAQVALAWLLAQKPWIVPIPGTTKPHRLEENLGAATLELTPDDLREVDAAASKIPVQGARYPEELERMTYR; encoded by the coding sequence ATGCAAAAGCGCAAACTTGGAAACCGCAACCTGGAAGTCTCGGCCCTCGGCCTTGGGTGCATGGGCTTGAGCTCTGGGTATGGGCCGGCCACCGAGAAACAGGCGGCCATTGCCTTGATCCGGTCGGCCGTCGAACGCGGCGTTACCTTTTTCGATACCGCGGAAGTCTACGGCCCATTCACCAATGAAGAACTGGTGGGCGACGCCGTCGCCCCCTTCCGTGGCCAAGTGGTCATCGCCACCAAGTTCGGCTGGAGGATCGATCCGGCTACCGGCGAACGGTTCGGGCTGGACAGCCGGCCCGAGCGCATCAAGCAGGTCGCCGAGGGCTCGCTCCAGCGGCTCCGGGTCGACGCCATCGACCTGTTTTACCAGCACCGGGTTGATCCGGAGGTGCCCATCGAAGAGGTGGCGGGGGCGGTCAAGGACCTGATCCAAGCCGGCAAGGTCAAGCACTTCGGCCTTTCGGAAGCCGGCGCGCAGACGATCCGTCGCGCGCACGCCGTCCATCCGGTCACGGCTATCCAGAGCGAATACTCGCTGTGGTGGCGAAAGCCGGAAGAGGAGGTGCTGCCGGCGCTCGAAGAACTCGGGATCGGCTTTGTGCCCTACAGCCCCCTGGGCAGGGGCTTCCTGACCGGCAAGATCAACGAAACCACCGGGTTCGACCCTGCCGACCTTCGCAGCCGCATCCCCCGGTTTACGCCGGAGGCTCGGGAAGCCAATCAGGCATTGGTGGATTTACTTGGCCGCATCGCGCAGCGCAAGAACGCGACGCCTGCTCAGGTTGCACTCGCCTGGTTGCTGGCCCAGAAGCCGTGGATCGTGCCGATCCCAGGCACCACCAAGCCGCATCGCCTCGAGGAGAACCTCGGCGCGGCCACCCTCGAGCTTACACCGGACGACCTGCGCGAGGTCGATGCTGCCGCCTCCAAGATCCCCGTGCAAGGGGCTCGGTACCCCGAAGAGCTGGAGCGAATGACCTACCGCTGA
- a CDS encoding aldo/keto reductase, with protein sequence MKGRVGLPGSGGVNVYFGVDPKAAKNPLEHPAVVQVAAKHGKTPAQVILRWHIDQGLSAIPKSVRPERIAENIDLFDFVLSQEELAPIDALDTGVRAGANPETVNAGTWPIRIDE encoded by the coding sequence CTGAAGGGTCGCGTTGGACTACCTGGATCGGGGGGCGTGAACGTGTACTTCGGGGTCGACCCGAAGGCGGCGAAGAACCCGCTGGAACACCCCGCCGTTGTCCAAGTGGCAGCCAAACACGGCAAGACCCCGGCGCAGGTCATCCTCCGCTGGCATATCGATCAGGGGCTCTCGGCCATCCCCAAGTCGGTGCGGCCGGAACGCATCGCGGAAAACATCGACCTCTTCGATTTTGTTCTGAGCCAGGAGGAACTCGCGCCCATTGATGCGCTCGACACGGGCGTGCGCGCGGGTGCCAATCCTGAAACGGTCAACGCCGGAACGTGGCCCATCCGGATCGACGAGTAG
- a CDS encoding DUF2255 family protein: MTEWSKDELRKIAEADDLHIAPFREDGKTYGTLTWIWSVAVADSLYVRAYHGKGSRWYQAALRQKAGRIRAAGLTRDVTFEPVDGPINDRIDEAYRAKYGDSSYLSPMIGARARAATVKVMPREEGG, translated from the coding sequence ATGACTGAATGGTCAAAAGACGAACTGCGCAAGATTGCCGAGGCCGATGACCTGCACATCGCACCCTTCCGCGAAGACGGTAAAACTTACGGCACCCTGACCTGGATTTGGTCGGTCGCGGTTGCTGATAGCCTCTATGTGCGCGCGTACCACGGGAAGGGCTCCCGATGGTATCAGGCGGCCTTGCGCCAGAAGGCGGGGCGGATCAGGGCCGCGGGCCTGACCAGGGACGTAACCTTCGAGCCGGTCGACGGGCCGATTAACGACCGCATCGACGAGGCCTACCGGGCGAAGTACGGCGACAGCTCCTACTTGAGCCCCATGATCGGCGCCCGCGCCCGCGCCGCCACCGTCAAGGTCATGCCGCGCGAGGAAGGCGGTTAG
- a CDS encoding lipocalin-like domain-containing protein, whose translation MTTLALFGSEERGVSDGVRDRFIGAWRLAWLEEEGADGNVHRADCTGLLVYTRDGHMSVQVMTAKGRQEIPLCQSNMRKAATKLPMAPMRSTNALTPSSITWTADWCAP comes from the coding sequence ATGACCACACTCGCGCTGTTCGGTAGCGAGGAGCGCGGCGTCAGTGATGGCGTTCGGGATCGGTTTATCGGGGCTTGGCGGCTGGCCTGGCTTGAAGAGGAAGGCGCGGACGGGAACGTTCACCGGGCTGACTGCACCGGGCTGCTCGTCTACACGCGCGACGGCCATATGTCGGTGCAGGTCATGACCGCGAAAGGCAGGCAGGAAATTCCGTTGTGCCAGTCCAATATGCGCAAGGCGGCTACAAAGCTTCCTATGGCACCTATGAGATCGACGAACGCGCTCACACCTTCAAGTATCACGTGGACGGCGGACTGGTGCGCACCCTGA
- a CDS encoding lipocalin-like domain-containing protein has translation MPVQYAQGGYKASYGTYEIDERAHTFKYHVDGGLVRTLIGKDLTRVYELSGDQLIVESSNPNEHRRVRRSDRRGVKGVRRSTILRANPATRARTATWAAWSRCLRLATYRRPFFPPPLAYSRQAELRMMLQKLARLNVGSSNASTSSFIVPKVVSGLWPNPS, from the coding sequence GTGCCAGTCCAATATGCGCAAGGCGGCTACAAAGCTTCCTATGGCACCTATGAGATCGACGAACGCGCTCACACCTTCAAGTATCACGTGGACGGCGGACTGGTGCGCACCCTGATAGGCAAGGACCTGACGCGCGTGTACGAGTTGTCAGGCGACCAGCTGATCGTGGAGTCGTCTAACCCGAATGAACACCGACGCGTTCGCCGGTCCGATCGACGGGGCGTCAAAGGCGTCCGGCGCAGCACAATCCTTCGTGCGAATCCGGCAACGCGGGCGCGGACGGCTACATGGGCCGCCTGGTCGCGTTGCCTGCGGCTCGCGACGTATCGCCGCCCGTTCTTTCCTCCTCCCTTGGCCTACTCGCGCCAGGCCGAATTAAGGATGATGCTGCAAAAGTTGGCCCGTCTGAATGTTGGATCCAGCAACGCGAGCACGTCGTCGTTCATCGTGCCGAAGGTGGTCTCGGGCTTGTGGCCGAACCCGTCGTAA
- a CDS encoding zinc-dependent alcohol dehydrogenase family protein, translating to MPTAQPDTGETAKVIRFYKTGGPEVLRIEDVRRPKPAGSEVLIRAQALALSRIDLLWRQGAYCEGPVFPAQIGYEAAGVVEAVGPEVKYLKVGDQVSTFPAVSLLDYTAHGEAILYPEGALLAYPQNLSPEQAAAANTGLFTAYFALVELAALQRGQHVVVTAASSSMGVAALRTIHAIGAKSIAVTRSEGKREGLLAAGADEVLIAGREDILDAIFERTEGLGAEVIYDAVGGPGLEELIWATKRFGWVIVYGQLGAMDSGTPLPLGACALRGLKVHPSFRVFDFTGHPRLGLPARAEAVERAKHSISNALAAGRFSPKIDRVFVGLEQYAAAHRHMEKDARLGGVVISLRR from the coding sequence GTGCCAACGGCCCAACCCGACACGGGCGAAACCGCCAAAGTGATCCGCTTCTATAAAACGGGCGGCCCGGAGGTACTGAGGATCGAGGACGTTCGCCGGCCCAAGCCGGCCGGAAGCGAGGTGCTCATCCGGGCGCAGGCCCTGGCTTTGAGCCGGATCGATCTGCTCTGGCGCCAGGGCGCTTACTGCGAAGGGCCGGTGTTTCCTGCACAAATCGGCTACGAGGCTGCCGGGGTGGTTGAGGCGGTGGGCCCCGAGGTCAAATACCTTAAGGTGGGCGACCAGGTGTCAACCTTTCCCGCCGTATCGCTCCTGGACTACACGGCGCACGGCGAGGCCATCCTCTACCCGGAGGGCGCACTGCTGGCCTACCCGCAAAACCTCAGCCCGGAACAGGCGGCGGCTGCCAATACCGGGCTGTTCACGGCTTACTTTGCGCTGGTGGAACTCGCCGCCCTCCAAAGGGGCCAACACGTGGTCGTAACCGCGGCCAGCTCTTCGATGGGCGTTGCCGCCCTCCGAACGATCCATGCCATCGGGGCTAAAAGCATCGCCGTGACGCGTTCGGAGGGAAAACGAGAAGGACTGCTCGCCGCTGGAGCAGATGAAGTCCTCATCGCCGGCCGTGAGGATATCCTTGACGCCATTTTCGAACGCACTGAGGGGCTTGGGGCCGAAGTGATTTACGACGCGGTGGGCGGGCCCGGTCTCGAAGAGCTCATCTGGGCAACCAAACGCTTCGGCTGGGTCATCGTCTACGGCCAGCTGGGCGCCATGGACAGCGGAACGCCGTTACCCCTGGGCGCGTGCGCCTTACGGGGGCTCAAAGTGCACCCCAGTTTCCGGGTGTTCGATTTTACGGGCCATCCAAGACTGGGCCTTCCGGCAAGGGCCGAAGCCGTCGAGCGTGCGAAGCACTCTATTTCGAACGCCTTGGCGGCGGGCCGCTTTTCGCCCAAGATCGATCGGGTCTTTGTCGGACTGGAGCAATACGCCGCGGCGCACCGTCACATGGAAAAGGACGCACGGCTCGGCGGGGTTGTGATTTCGTTGCGCCGCTGA
- a CDS encoding DUF1778 domain-containing protein: MNATKSRKEDRIELRATAAQKRILQEAADATHADLSQFVLRASLTEAEIILSSRSLFVLDDDKWNRLTEMLDTPAAAPNAALKELLTEPSALER, from the coding sequence ATGAACGCCACAAAATCGAGAAAAGAAGACCGCATCGAGCTGCGCGCCACGGCCGCGCAGAAGCGGATTTTGCAGGAGGCCGCAGATGCAACGCATGCGGATTTGAGCCAGTTCGTCTTGCGGGCCTCGCTGACGGAGGCGGAAATCATCCTCTCCAGCCGGTCCCTGTTCGTCCTCGATGACGATAAGTGGAACCGGCTTACGGAGATGTTGGATACCCCGGCCGCCGCGCCGAACGCCGCCCTGAAAGAGCTTTTGACGGAGCCGAGCGCCCTGGAACGCTGA
- a CDS encoding GNAT family N-acetyltransferase, whose product MYGSPVPIGNFHVVESFDCGKEPLDVFLKKYASQNEVRFLSRTFVIAGRDNRVVGYYTLAAAGVAHEEAPLELKKRLPKYPIPMILLARLAIDRNVQGQGLGAALLKDAFRKAAAVSEIVGARALLVHAKDEEAKAWYKKYGFVASPTDPLHLFLPMETIKGILPP is encoded by the coding sequence ATGTACGGGTCGCCGGTCCCGATCGGGAATTTTCACGTTGTCGAATCTTTCGACTGCGGTAAAGAGCCGCTCGACGTCTTTCTCAAAAAATACGCGAGCCAAAACGAGGTACGCTTCTTGAGCCGCACGTTCGTGATCGCGGGCCGAGACAACCGCGTGGTGGGCTACTACACCTTAGCTGCGGCGGGGGTGGCGCATGAAGAGGCCCCCCTTGAGCTCAAAAAGCGGCTCCCCAAATACCCCATCCCGATGATCCTCCTGGCCCGTTTGGCGATCGACAGAAACGTTCAGGGGCAAGGGCTGGGCGCCGCACTCTTAAAGGACGCGTTCCGAAAGGCGGCTGCGGTCAGCGAGATCGTGGGCGCCCGGGCTTTGCTCGTTCATGCCAAAGACGAAGAGGCCAAGGCTTGGTACAAGAAATACGGTTTTGTCGCAAGCCCCACCGACCCGCTGCACCTGTTCTTGCCGATGGAAACGATCAAGGGAATTCTCCCGCCCTGA